The Chitinophaga lutea genome contains the following window.
CGGCCATGCGGCCGTCGAGGTAGGCGCTCACCGTGGGTGCGTCTTCCGAATCCATGCTGTTGAAGCGCTGCTGGTAGTAAAAATCCGTCGTATGTGATAAATTGCGGAAATCGTGATGGTGGCCCGCCATTTGGATGAGGCGGCGGTAATTAAAATAGGGATCCGTAACTTCGTGTGTTTGGCGGTAACGCTCGTAAAAATAATGTCTGATACTGCCGTTGATAACATTATTTTTGCCGAGAATTGTATGGAGAAGGCTGGTTTTACCCGAGCCGCTGTTGCCGACAACGGCCCAGTGCTCGCCGGTCCGAACCTGCCAGGTGAACTCCCGGAGGAGGGTTTTATCGAGGTTTCGCACGGTAATGTGCTCCAGGGACAGAAATGGAAGCATGCTGCTGTTTGAGTTCAAAAATCGGTTTCCGGGCCTAATTTCGGTAACCTCCGGCACAAATCATAACAGCAGTAGCATAAAATTATATTAAAAGTGTGGGCTGCCCCAAAAACTGAATACATGCATATCGATTGGAAAATCAAGCGGTTCGGCGAATTAAGCACCACTGAACTTTACCAGTTGCTCCGGTTGCGCAGCGAAGTATTTGTAGTGGAACAAAACTGTGCGTATCTTGATATGGATAATGCCGACCAGCAGGCCCTCCATGTGATGGGTTTTGCGGAAGACGGGCTGGCAGCCTACACAAGGCTGTTTGCGCCGGGGATTAAATTTGACATGGCCTCCATCGGCCGGGTAGTTACAGCACCTTTTGCACGAAATAAAGGAATTGGACGTATCTTGATGCAGTTTTCCATTTCAACGCTTGAGACGCAATGGGGTAAAATACCGGTTAAGATAGGCGCACAACTGTACCTGCAACAATTTTATGAATCCCTGGGTTTTGTAAAAAGTAGCGAAATGTACCTGGAAGATCAAATCCCTCACATAGAAATGATCAGAACTCCGGCATAAACTGACAATTTTTAAAACATATTACATACAACAATTACAATGAGGCCACTCGAACAGTTGAATACGATGCTGCATGAGAAGTATCAAACCAACAAACAGGAAGAATATACCGTAGAATTAATGCCTGGGTTGTCTGACCAGGAAATCGACACCATCGCGAAACACCTCCGCACCAAACACATCCCTGAAGAAATCCGGGAATTGTTGCAGTTCAGCAGCGGTTTTCTTTTCTATGGACTGGATGCCATCACATTCGACGGCACCCGCGATTTTGAAATTTACAATCTCATCCCCAATTCGATCCGCATCGCCGGGGATGGTTACGGCAACTACTGGGTGCTGGACGTGGATACCCAGGGCAACTGGGGCGCCGTGTTCTATGTATGCACAGACCCTGCCGTGATCGTGAAACAATCCGAAAACCTTACAGAGTTTTTGCAGCAGCTGCACGAATACGGGAAAGAAACCCGTAAATCGAGCATCGGCATGGTGCATGAAATTGTGGTGAACGATATCTGGAACCGGGAAGACGGGCTTATCAGCCGCGACGACGCCCGTTATTCCGAAGACGAAGAGTTGCGGGCATTTGCCGAAAAGCTGCCTTACAATTATTTTATCGGCGACCTGCGCAAGCAGCCGGTAGGCGCCGGTTTTGCCTGGGGCAAATTCAGCACCGACCCTCGCGGCATCATCCGTTACCGCGAAGGTTACCTCTGGGGTATCGAGAAAAAGCAGCAGCGCGCCGGCGGCTTTAACCGTGGCGGCGGCGGTGGCGGCTTCAACCGCGGCGGCGGAGGCGGTGGCTTCAACCGCGGTGGCGGTGGAGGCGGCTTCAATCGCGGCGGCGGTGGCGGAGGCTACAACCGCGGCGGGGGCGGCGGTGGTTATGATCGTGGCGGCAGCGGCGGCGGTGGTTACAACCGCGGCGGTGGCGGCGGATACGATCGTGGCGGCAGTGGCGGAGGCTATAACCGCGGC
Protein-coding sequences here:
- a CDS encoding GNAT family N-acetyltransferase, with the translated sequence MHIDWKIKRFGELSTTELYQLLRLRSEVFVVEQNCAYLDMDNADQQALHVMGFAEDGLAAYTRLFAPGIKFDMASIGRVVTAPFARNKGIGRILMQFSISTLETQWGKIPVKIGAQLYLQQFYESLGFVKSSEMYLEDQIPHIEMIRTPA
- a CDS encoding SMI1/KNR4 family protein, which codes for MRPLEQLNTMLHEKYQTNKQEEYTVELMPGLSDQEIDTIAKHLRTKHIPEEIRELLQFSSGFLFYGLDAITFDGTRDFEIYNLIPNSIRIAGDGYGNYWVLDVDTQGNWGAVFYVCTDPAVIVKQSENLTEFLQQLHEYGKETRKSSIGMVHEIVVNDIWNREDGLISRDDARYSEDEELRAFAEKLPYNYFIGDLRKQPVGAGFAWGKFSTDPRGIIRYREGYLWGIEKKQQRAGGFNRGGGGGGFNRGGGGGGFNRGGGGGGFNRGGGGGGYNRGGGGGGYDRGGSGGGGYNRGGGGGYDRGGSGGGYNRGGGGYDRGGSGGGGYERGGGYDRGGSSGGYERGSGGYDRGGSGGGYDRGDEGKSNPSENFDHEG